From Drosophila nasuta strain 15112-1781.00 chromosome X, ASM2355853v1, whole genome shotgun sequence, one genomic window encodes:
- the LOC132796313 gene encoding A disintegrin and metalloproteinase with thrombospondin motifs 12 isoform X1 — protein MKRLYLSTLLCLWFSSGGSLKLYGLHTDELLEGEGQLVVPRRVHADGAFMTHTLDYAHDRDHRRHRRSTDHQHQQPELHFELPLANETLHLELTPNSYFLAPHLIVERHRRDLRTRAPPEAHQLNCHFHGKVRGQPSANVAISTCSGLVGHVKTASNEYYIEPSKQYAAHPINGHPHVVFQRSSVMPKQKATQQRRRHKRKRKEQRRKGHISNCGTREPRRRMETRLEWQSRGKFKIQGGRKVRRHHLHQHHQQQQQQHTQHHLPARHHHYHQQPHTKFKYDTQPEEPQTGPRSRRSISSPRHVETLIVADATMSAFHKDVVKYLLTIMNMVSALYKDPSIGNAIEIVVVKIIELQENDTAPELNLTQNAQKNLDRFCSWQHKQNSANENDPNHHDVAILITRKNICGNNCMTLGLANVGGMCKPRQSCSVNEDNGIMLSHTITHELGHNFGMFHDTAKIGCHPRVGSIVHIMTPTFGADTLQVCWSNCSRKYITHFLDQGLGECLDDSPTTIAEYNYPETLPGEAYNAKRQCRMQFNLTTDSDVGACSSPHEFCSTLWCRVNGECVTNMRPTAPGTTCGKNKWCQNGKCVRMEELTPINGGWGNWSEWSECSRSCGGGVSTQQRECDSPLPANGGVFCIGERKRYKICRKRPCPEHEPSFRAQQCARYDNVSYQGATYKWLPFFDKNNPCRLFCSDVDDTIIANWGETVLDGTPCTLGTNNMCIDGICKKVGCDWIVDSDMQDDRCGVCGGAGDQCKPIKETFIEPFNVSDGVYVDIVSIPARARHILIRELGNSPHFLAIGRVGSGAFYLNGDSLISMPGELEIAGVESLYDRQDEQETIKIPQPIQHSIVLYAIVRGNESNPGIYYEFTLPALNVSAGRQHQWRLSNWTACSVSCGGGVQHREPICHENGKVLSDKLPCWTHAKNKRPLRQTRACGEQQCPAHWWPGPWQFCPVTCRQPGAPMPQRRRSVVCLDQHDVVVTDAQCSALPRLPETEPCEATLPECRAKP, from the exons ATGAAGCGCCTCTATTTGAGCACTCTGCTCTGCCTGTGGTTCAGCTCTGGCGGCAGCCTCAAGCTTTATGGCCTGCACACCGATGAGCTGCTCGAGGGCGAGGGACAGCTGGTGGTGCCACGGCGTGTGCACGCCGATGGTGCATTcatgacacacacactcgactATGCCCACGATCGGGATCATCGGCGGCATCGTCGCAGCACTGaccatcagcatcagcagccgGAGTTGCATTTCGAGCTGCCGCTGGCCAACGAGACGTTGCATCTGGAGCTGAC GCCAAATAGCTATTTCCTGGCGCCGCATCTGATTGTGGAGCGTCATCGTCGCGATCTGAGAACTCGTGCGCCTCCAGAGGCGCATCAGCTCAATTGCCATTTCCATGGCAAGGTGCGTGGCCAGCCGTCGGCCAATGTCGCCATATCCACCTGCTCCGGTCTG GTGGGGCATGTGAAGACGGCCAGCAATGAGTATTATATAGAGCCGTCCAAGCAGTATGCGGCACATCCTATCAATGGGCATCCACATGTGGTGTTCCAGCGCTCCTCGGTGATGCCCAAGCAAAAG GCGACACAACAACGACGTCGCCACAAGCGAAAGCGTAAGGAACAGCGCCGAAAGGGCCACATCAGCAATTGTGGCACACGCGAGCCACGACGACGCATGGAGACGCGTCTCGAGTGGCAGTCGCGTGGCAAGTTTAAGATACAAGGTGGTCGCAAAGTGCGTCGCCATCATctgcatcagcatcatcagcagcaacagcagcagcatacgCAACATCATCTGCCTGCACGTCATCATCATTACCATCAACAGCCGCACACAAAGTTTAAGTACGACACACAGCCCGAGGAGCCACAGACGGGGCCACGCAGCAGACGCTCGATTAGCAGTCCGCGGCATGTGGAGACACTGATTGTGGCCGATGCCACAATGTCGGCATTTCACAAGGATGTCGTCAAATATCTGCTGACCATTATGAATATGGTGTCTGCTCTGTACAAGGATCCCAGCATTGGCAATGccattgaaattgttgtggTCAAGATTATCGAATTGCAGGAGAACGATACGGCACCCGAACTAAATCTAACGCAGAATGCGCAAAAGAATCTCGATCGATTCTGCAG CTGGCAGCACAAGCAGAACTCGGCCAACGAGAATGATCCGAATCATCATGATGTTGCCATACTGATCACGCGCAAAAACATTTGCGGCAACAATTGCAT gACTCTGGGACTGGCGAATGTGGGCGGCATGTGCAAACCGAGGCAATCGTGCAGCGTCAACGAGGACAACGGCATCATGCTCTCCCACACGATCACGCACGAATTGGGGCACAA CTTCGGCATGTTCCACGACACTGCAAAAATCGGCTGCCATCCGCGAGTGGGCTCCATAGTGCACATCATGACACCAACCTTTGGGGCGGACACGCTGCAAGTTTGCTGGTCGAACTGCAGTCGCAAGTACATCACACATTTTTTGGA CCAGGGATTGGGCGAATGTCTGGACGATTCGCCGACCACGATTGCGGAATACAATTATCCAGAGACGCTGCCGGGTGAGGCATACAACGCCAAGCGGCAGTGCCGAATGCAATTCAACCTAACCACAGATAGCGATGTGGGCGCCTGCTCATCGCCGCATGAGTTCTGCTCGACGCTGTGGTGTCGCGTCAATGGCGAATGTGTGACAAACATGCGACCCACGGCCCCGGGCACCACGTGTGGCAAGAACAAATGGTGCCAGAATGGCAAATGTGTGCGCATGGAGGAGCTGACGCCCATCAACGGGGGCTGGGGCAATTGGAGCGAGTGGAGCGAATGTTCGCGCAGCTGCGGCGGTGGCGTCTCCACGCAGCAGCGCGAATGCGATTCACCATTGCCCGCCAATGGCGGCGTCTTCTGCATTGGCGAGCGCAAGCGCTACAAGATCTGTCGCAAGCGGCCGTGTCCCGAACACGAGCCCAGCTTCCGGGCCCAGCAGTGTGCGCGATACGACAATGTCAGCTATCAGGGTGCCACCTACAAGTGGCTGCCCTTCTTCGATAAGA ACAATCCCTGTCGACTGTTCTGCAGCGATGTGGATGACACAATCATCGCCAACTGGGGCGAAACGGTGCTCGATGGCACTCCTTGCACGCTGGGCACGAATAACATGTGCATCGATGGCATCTGCAAG AAAGTTGGTTGCGATTGGATCGTTGACTCGGACATGCAGGACGATCGTTGCGGTGTCTGTGGCGGTGCTGGTGATCAATGCAAGCCCATAAAGGAAACCTTCATCGAACCCTTCAATGTCAGTGACGGTGTCTACGTTGATATTGTCAGCATCCCAGCGCGTGCTCGTCACATACTCATCCGTGAGTTGGGTAATTCACCGCATTTCCTTGCCATCGGACGGGTTGGATCGGGTGCGTTCTATTTGAACGGCGACAGCTTGATCTCGATGCCAGGGGAACTGGAAATTGCCGGCGTCGAGAGTCTCTACGATCGCCAGGATGAACAGGAGACTATCAAAATACCTCAGCCCATACAGCATTCCATAGTGCTATAC GCGATCGTGCGCGGCAATGAGAGCAATCCGGGCATCTACTATGAGTTCACATTGCCCGCCCTGAATGTGAGCGCTGGGCGACAGCATCAGTGGCGTCTCAGCAACTGGACAGCCTGCTCCGTCAGCTGTGGCGGCGGTGTGCAGCATCGTGAGCCCATTTGCCATGAGAATGGTAAAG TGCTGTCTGATAAGTTGCCTTGCTGGACGCATGCGAAGAACAAACGTCCGTTGCGACAGACACGCGCCTGTGGCGAGCAACAGTGTCCGGCTCACTGGTGGCCCGGACCTTGGCAATTCTGCCCGGTTACATGTAGGCAACCGGGTGCTCCGATGCCTCAGCGACGTCGCTCCGTTGTCTGTCTCGATCAGCACGATGTCGTTGTGACGGATGCCCAATGCAGCGCGCTGCCTCGGTTGCCCGAAACGGAGCCCTGCGAGGCTACGCTGCCCGAGTGCAGAGCAAAGCCCTGA
- the LOC132796313 gene encoding A disintegrin and metalloproteinase with thrombospondin motifs 7 isoform X2 has translation MKRLYLSTLLCLWFSSGGSLKLYGLHTDELLEGEGQLVVPRRVHADGAFMTHTLDYAHDRDHRRHRRSTDHQHQQPELHFELPLANETLHLELTPNSYFLAPHLIVERHRRDLRTRAPPEAHQLNCHFHGKVRGQPSANVAISTCSGLVGHVKTASNEYYIEPSKQYAAHPINGHPHVVFQRSSVMPKQKATQQRRRHKRKRKEQRRKGHISNCGTREPRRRMETRLEWQSRGKFKIQGGRKVRRHHLHQHHQQQQQQHTQHHLPARHHHYHQQPHTKFKYDTQPEEPQTGPRSRRSISSPRHVETLIVADATMSAFHKDVVKYLLTIMNMVSALYKDPSIGNAIEIVVVKIIELQENDTAPELNLTQNAQKNLDRFCSWQHKQNSANENDPNHHDVAILITRKNICGNNCMTLGLANVGGMCKPRQSCSVNEDNGIMLSHTITHELGHNFGMFHDTAKIGCHPRVGSIVHIMTPTFGADTLQVCWSNCSRKYITHFLDQGLGECLDDSPTTIAEYNYPETLPGEAYNAKRQCRMQFNLTTDSDVGACSSPHEFCSTLWCRVNGECVTNMRPTAPGTTCGKNKWCQNGKCVRMEELTPINGGWGNWSEWSECSRSCGGGVSTQQRECDSPLPANGGVFCIGERKRYKICRKRPCPEHEPSFRAQQCARYDNVSYQGATYKWLPFFDKNNPCRLFCSDVDDTIIANWGETVLDGTPCTLGTNNMCIDGICKLVAIGSLTRTCRTIVAVSVAVLVINASP, from the exons ATGAAGCGCCTCTATTTGAGCACTCTGCTCTGCCTGTGGTTCAGCTCTGGCGGCAGCCTCAAGCTTTATGGCCTGCACACCGATGAGCTGCTCGAGGGCGAGGGACAGCTGGTGGTGCCACGGCGTGTGCACGCCGATGGTGCATTcatgacacacacactcgactATGCCCACGATCGGGATCATCGGCGGCATCGTCGCAGCACTGaccatcagcatcagcagccgGAGTTGCATTTCGAGCTGCCGCTGGCCAACGAGACGTTGCATCTGGAGCTGAC GCCAAATAGCTATTTCCTGGCGCCGCATCTGATTGTGGAGCGTCATCGTCGCGATCTGAGAACTCGTGCGCCTCCAGAGGCGCATCAGCTCAATTGCCATTTCCATGGCAAGGTGCGTGGCCAGCCGTCGGCCAATGTCGCCATATCCACCTGCTCCGGTCTG GTGGGGCATGTGAAGACGGCCAGCAATGAGTATTATATAGAGCCGTCCAAGCAGTATGCGGCACATCCTATCAATGGGCATCCACATGTGGTGTTCCAGCGCTCCTCGGTGATGCCCAAGCAAAAG GCGACACAACAACGACGTCGCCACAAGCGAAAGCGTAAGGAACAGCGCCGAAAGGGCCACATCAGCAATTGTGGCACACGCGAGCCACGACGACGCATGGAGACGCGTCTCGAGTGGCAGTCGCGTGGCAAGTTTAAGATACAAGGTGGTCGCAAAGTGCGTCGCCATCATctgcatcagcatcatcagcagcaacagcagcagcatacgCAACATCATCTGCCTGCACGTCATCATCATTACCATCAACAGCCGCACACAAAGTTTAAGTACGACACACAGCCCGAGGAGCCACAGACGGGGCCACGCAGCAGACGCTCGATTAGCAGTCCGCGGCATGTGGAGACACTGATTGTGGCCGATGCCACAATGTCGGCATTTCACAAGGATGTCGTCAAATATCTGCTGACCATTATGAATATGGTGTCTGCTCTGTACAAGGATCCCAGCATTGGCAATGccattgaaattgttgtggTCAAGATTATCGAATTGCAGGAGAACGATACGGCACCCGAACTAAATCTAACGCAGAATGCGCAAAAGAATCTCGATCGATTCTGCAG CTGGCAGCACAAGCAGAACTCGGCCAACGAGAATGATCCGAATCATCATGATGTTGCCATACTGATCACGCGCAAAAACATTTGCGGCAACAATTGCAT gACTCTGGGACTGGCGAATGTGGGCGGCATGTGCAAACCGAGGCAATCGTGCAGCGTCAACGAGGACAACGGCATCATGCTCTCCCACACGATCACGCACGAATTGGGGCACAA CTTCGGCATGTTCCACGACACTGCAAAAATCGGCTGCCATCCGCGAGTGGGCTCCATAGTGCACATCATGACACCAACCTTTGGGGCGGACACGCTGCAAGTTTGCTGGTCGAACTGCAGTCGCAAGTACATCACACATTTTTTGGA CCAGGGATTGGGCGAATGTCTGGACGATTCGCCGACCACGATTGCGGAATACAATTATCCAGAGACGCTGCCGGGTGAGGCATACAACGCCAAGCGGCAGTGCCGAATGCAATTCAACCTAACCACAGATAGCGATGTGGGCGCCTGCTCATCGCCGCATGAGTTCTGCTCGACGCTGTGGTGTCGCGTCAATGGCGAATGTGTGACAAACATGCGACCCACGGCCCCGGGCACCACGTGTGGCAAGAACAAATGGTGCCAGAATGGCAAATGTGTGCGCATGGAGGAGCTGACGCCCATCAACGGGGGCTGGGGCAATTGGAGCGAGTGGAGCGAATGTTCGCGCAGCTGCGGCGGTGGCGTCTCCACGCAGCAGCGCGAATGCGATTCACCATTGCCCGCCAATGGCGGCGTCTTCTGCATTGGCGAGCGCAAGCGCTACAAGATCTGTCGCAAGCGGCCGTGTCCCGAACACGAGCCCAGCTTCCGGGCCCAGCAGTGTGCGCGATACGACAATGTCAGCTATCAGGGTGCCACCTACAAGTGGCTGCCCTTCTTCGATAAGA ACAATCCCTGTCGACTGTTCTGCAGCGATGTGGATGACACAATCATCGCCAACTGGGGCGAAACGGTGCTCGATGGCACTCCTTGCACGCTGGGCACGAATAACATGTGCATCGATGGCATCTGCAAG TTGGTTGCGATTGGATCGTTGACTCGGACATGCAGGACGATCGTTGCGGTGTCTGTGGCGGTGCTGGTGATCAATGCAAGCCCATAA